In Nocardia terpenica, the genomic window ATAGCGGTCTACAGGCGGTGAACACCCCTCCTGGTCGCCCGATACCGGTCGACCGGAGTGCATGATGAAGCAATTGTTTACCTGTGGAGGACAGCCTCTCCACTATGAGAGCGAGTGATCGGACATGACAGCAGCGTGTGTGCGATGAACCGTGCGAACTACTCCGACAGGCAACTGCTCGACGAGATCCGCCGGGTCAGTCTCTGTGACAGGGTCGCGCTCGATGCAGCGACCCGAGTGCTAACCGATAGTGAAAAGGCGCTGCTCGTAAGTCGGCTTACCAAGGTCGCCGCCTGTATAGCCACCTGCATCGATAGCGGCCGAAGCCTGCCGCCACCAGGAACTCTATCCGATGCCGGATCCGATCACATCGAGCTATCGGCACAGCGTACTGCGCTTCCAACCGCTACATTGTTCTTACGGAGAGCATTGCAGAAGTGGCAGTGGACCGACGTGCGGCTTCAAGTTGAACGCGCGGTTCTGGACCTCGTAGGTGCGTTTGTTGCCGTGATGGAGGATGCACGCCTGTCGTATCCAACTCGGATTACCCTCTTGTTGCGGATCGCAACCAGCGATCGACTAGTGATCGAAGTGCATGATTCGACAGAAAACGCTTCAATCATTGCTGCGTCGGGGCGGCTGATCAGCGACTATGTTCAACGTTTCAGCACTCGATGCGGGCAGTATCGCCATACGGAGCGCACTGTGGTCTGGTGCGAAATCGCAAGGCCATACCCGCGTCACACTCAATAAGTTCGCCGGACCTCCAGTCTCGTCCGAGTTCCGTGGTCGGCAGATATGAGATGTTTGGTGTGACCGAGAGCGAACGTAACCGGCGAGGTATTTGGATGCTGGCTATGTGACTCATTCACAGGAGAGTTCTGTAGGTCGGGTGCTGGCAGTGTTGACGTCACGACTTGATCGAGTGGTATCGCGAGGGTAATCGATCGACTGGGAGGCTCAGGTGTCAAATCACATTCGCGCCGTAGAATGGGCAGCAGCAATGGTTTTGATCACGGGATCTGTCCTCGGGGCTAGCCCGGCTGGAGCTGACACCGTCGACCCTATCGTTGCGTCGAGGCAGCTGCTCGCCAGCCCGGTGGCGCGGGATGGATCGCGGATTGTCGAACTCGCGGTCGAGGACGATCACAAGCTGATGTTGCGCGTGCATTCGACGGCTATGGACAAAACGATCGCGCTAGACGTCCAGAGACCGGCCGATGCATCCGTGCCACGGCCGACCCTCTATTTGCTCGACGGAGCGACGGGTGGCCAAGACGATGCGACCTGGAGGAGCAGAGCCCCAGAAACCGTGCAGTTCCTGTCGGAAAAGAATACCAACGTGGTTACACCGATCGGCGGCGCGGCCAGCTATTACGCTGATTGGCGCTCGCCGGATCCTGCGCTGGGCGTCAACAAGTGGAAAACCTTCCTCGCCGAAGAGCTACCGCCCCTGATCGACGCTGCGTTGGGTACCAGCGGGCGCAACGCGATCGCGGGCATTTCCATGTCGGGTACCTCGGTGTTGCAGTTGGCGGAGGCCGAGCCCGACCTGTACAGGTCCGTGGCTGCCTACAGTGGGTGCGCCCAGATCAGCGATCCACTCGGCTACACCGCGGTCAATTCGGTCCTTCTCTGGAGCACTGGAATACCGGGCAACGGTGGTGCTTCCAGCGCCAACATGTACGGGCCGTGGGGCGACCCGATGTGGGCCGATAATGATCCATACCTACACGCGGACCGGCTGCGAGGGTTGGACCTGTTCGTTTCGAGTGGCTCGGGTCTGCCCGGGAGATGGGACAACCTCAACAGCCCATACATGTCCGAACCTCGCCTGCAAAACCTGTTCAACGAGTCGACAATCGGCGGTGTCATCGAAGCCGCCACCGACGCGTGTAGCCACAACCTGCAGGCAAGGCTGAACGCGCTCGGTATTCCCGCAATTTACGACTTCACGGCCACCGGCACCCACTCGTGGGGCTACTGGCACGATGCGTTGCTGCGATCGTGGCCGGTGCTGGCAAAGGGGCTCGGACTTCCTGCATGATGTAGTATGTGAAGTGT contains:
- a CDS encoding alpha/beta hydrolase, producing MVLITGSVLGASPAGADTVDPIVASRQLLASPVARDGSRIVELAVEDDHKLMLRVHSTAMDKTIALDVQRPADASVPRPTLYLLDGATGGQDDATWRSRAPETVQFLSEKNTNVVTPIGGAASYYADWRSPDPALGVNKWKTFLAEELPPLIDAALGTSGRNAIAGISMSGTSVLQLAEAEPDLYRSVAAYSGCAQISDPLGYTAVNSVLLWSTGIPGNGGASSANMYGPWGDPMWADNDPYLHADRLRGLDLFVSSGSGLPGRWDNLNSPYMSEPRLQNLFNESTIGGVIEAATDACSHNLQARLNALGIPAIYDFTATGTHSWGYWHDALLRSWPVLAKGLGLPA